A DNA window from Bombus huntii isolate Logan2020A chromosome 10, iyBomHunt1.1, whole genome shotgun sequence contains the following coding sequences:
- the LOC126870715 gene encoding Fanconi anemia group I protein isoform X6: MVLDKTDRNEVLRTLCSSLPNLPLDQVPSFTYQTLKLCPNQDNRKLLNALSKYFELCYSKTTNSNSLENIDIINLKEVQDIESTVLYHVYQAAQLNHENMKDFIRFLKHVSHAPEYVLQPFMLSVLMSVSTIYEDQIFEILRLAVVNSSLEKEKRQNSAWMRQLLPTPCNIIGIIRQVIDSSNKDRHLVLRGLTNLAFTLMNADQKSKNNATAMWRIGSEIIREIIKKRHETVPIVLQELINKIVAGGMPTTHYTDCLKYMCRELSIIVLDHQVWIITILERLLFLHPTVANQVLYAILPLARVSPNIRENLLLTLRKALYRKGALKRQTAVTGYLEMLKYTNVHSQLSFRLSQFNDSMSTSSRSTLTQVTLEYNSQRGKSVTDCDKTLYYEISDILKKTFTYEYETRLHLYEGLYGTVTKNPEITEILVDMLLSHLNLYLHTDDSALPPVKLELCTDVHGVEIVLQEPIAQLIFTLQKIYINTVVKNSRTLEKLHDILKLLCRKMAITELEHLNLEHGTDLLHGDFPKSEIKLKNLGMVIGIYEALMAFQIGEWSKGNEESSHDTNNLFKGYTRLIDFIKKQSTKTKKSDGNKSKKDKDPNNTTKKSAKSNNIKIPNTIMDLDVIRQSLPLLFSRSSTQNDVALRRDHSFCCYILQTCEQLLQHTKSFIQDTSQLQNHNYINTYIDVGRLLYKYFVQNLDDALINDEQVTILALQCFKEISCCICTLLSSELPKFLNSIFEVQSKKESKSTNINSQLQEIIFSLKSYLKKFLTEETHNDDREKVSLLLLQTIEQFTYKINFEDYNSEEMLECIKEIIQVEDIRSPIVSTIIQFFLNLEEHSQVCGDTLNEICVELCEKAGNIDNVAIELVANGSYKSIREDTILQVYNVLSGHIKQKLDSASWLLLRLKAEDTIARAPGTIDETWSNNLRDKERNLCRQLSYVAQALQTLANTLIKPGPSTDFTFKNLQYLYHLLGNLTKYFYAKSNDQNAAFQAVKFIQVVQIAGKSLKSAFYNLVTYVEENQNKLKSKSDSYAQRNKILKETKVIPRVVYEIEQFNKEILLLGKRTGIPLENYLKRSITRDFRIKNPQLIEGLEAMDVSLLNTQAPENPESETSNMNDCDSNSDDDTSQSKRLRVDD; this comes from the exons ATGGTACTAGATAAAACAGATCGTAATGAGGTTTTGAGGACGTTATGTTCTTCTCTTCCAAATCTCCCTCTAGATCAAGTACCCTCGTTCACATATCAGACGTTAAAATTATGTCCAAATCAAGATAATAGAAAGCTTTTAAATGCCTTGTCCAAATACTTTGAGCTATGTTATTCAAAAACAACAAACAGTAATAGTCTTGAAAATATTG atataataaatttaaaagagGTACAAGACATTGAGAGCACTGTTTTGTATCATGTGTACCAAGCTGCTCAGTTAAATCATGAAAACATGAAAGATTTTATCCGTTTCCTTAAACATGTGTCTCATGCCCCAGAGTACGTGCTACAACCCTTTATGCTCTCTGTACTGATGTCAGTTTCTACAATATATGAAGATCAG ATATTTGAGATATTAAGACTGGCTGTGGTTAATAGTAgcttagaaaaagaaaaacgacaAAACAGTGCATGGATGAGACAACTTTTACCTACACCTTGTAATATAATTGGGATTATTCGACAAGTCATTGATAGCAG CAATAAAGATCGTCATTTAGTACTAAGGGGACTTACAAATTTAGCTTTTACGTTAATGAATGCTGATCAAAAATCCAAAAATAATGCAACAGCTATGTGGCGTATTGGATCCGAAATAATACgagaaataattaagaaaCGTCACGAGACAGTTCCTATTGTGTTACAAGAGttgattaataaaatagtagCAGGTGGTATGCCGACAACACACTACACAG ACTGTTTAAAGTATATGTGCCGCGAATTGTCAATAATTGTTTTGGATCATCAAGTCTGGATTATAACTATCCTCGAACGattgttatttttacaccCTACAGTTGctaatcaagttttatatgCTATTTTGCCATTAGCGCGTGTTTCACCAAATATACGAGAAAACCTTTTATTGACTTTGAGAAAAGCTCTTTACAGGAAAGGTGCATTAAAACGACAAACAGCTGTGACAGGGTATCttgaaatgttaaaatatacaaatgtGCATTCTCAACTTAGCTTTAGACTTAGTCAATTTAATGATTCAATGAGCACTAGTTCTAGATCAACATTAACTCAG GTAACTTTGGAGTATAATTCGCAACGAGGAAAATCGGTGACAGACTGCGataaaactttatattatgaaatatcggatatattaaaaaagacTTTTACTTATGAGTATGAAACCAGATTACACCTGTACGAAG GCCTGTATGGTACTGTGACCAAAAATCCCGAAATAACAGAAATTCTAGTAGACATGCTCCTTTCACATTTGAATCTATATCTTCATACAGATGATAGTGCCTTGCCACCTGTAAAATTGGAATTGTGTACAGATGTCCATGGAGTGGAAATAGTATTACAAGAACCTATTGCTCAATTGATATTTACATTACAAAAGATATATATTAATACAGTTGTAAAAAattcacgtactcttgaaaaattacacgatattttgaaattactGTGCAGGAAAATGGCAATTACAGAATTGGAGCATTTAAATttg GAACATGGAACTGACTTACTTCATGGAGACTTTCCAAAGTCAGAGATCAAATTAAAGAATCTTGGTATGGTCATTGGGATATATGAGGCTTTAATGGCGTTTCAAATTGGAGAATGGTCGAAGGGGAATGAGGAAAGCTCTCATGATACTAACAATTTGTTCAAAGGATATACACGTTTGATAGACTTCATTAAAAAg CAATCcacaaaaacgaaaaaaagtgATGGTAATAAATCTAAAAAGGACAAAGATCCCAATAATACAACTAAAAAGTCGGCTAAATCGAATAATATCAAAATACCAAATACTATTATGGATTTGGATGTAATTCGTCAAAGTTTACCGCTCTTATTTTC AAGGTCTTCTACTCAAAATGATGTTGCACTTAGAAGAGACCACAGCTTTTGTTGCTATATTTTACAAACATGTGAACAACTCTTGCAACACACAAAATCATTTATACAGGATACCTCTCAATTGCAAAATCATAactatataaatacatatattgatGTTGGAAG attgctttataaatattttgtacaaaatCTGGATGATGCACTTATAAATGATGAACAAGTAACTATATTGGCTTTACAATGTTTCAAGGAAATTTCTTGCTGTATATGTACATTACTCTCATCTGAATTACCAAAATTTCTCAATTCAATTT TTGAAGTACAATCCAAGAAGGAATCAAAATCTACAAATATCAATTCTCAATtacaagaaattattttttcattgaaGTCGTATCTCAAGAAGTTTCTTACAGAAGAAACGCACAATGATGACAGGGAGAAAGTATCACTTCTGTTATTACAAACAATAGAACAATTTACATATAAGATTAACTTTGAAGATTACAATTCTGAAGAG ATGCTCGAatgtataaaagaaattattcaagTAGAAGATATTCGAAGCCCAATTGTTTCTACAATCATACAATTCTTCTTGAACTTGGAAGAACATAGTCAAGTATGTGGAGATACATTGAATGAAATTTGTGTGGAATTATGTGAAAAAGCTGGAAACATTGATAAC GTAGCAATTGAATTAGTAGCAAATGGTTCATATAAAAGTATACGTGAAGATACTATACTACAAGTTTATAATGTTTTGAGTGGTcacattaaacaaaaattggaTAGTGCTTCGTGGTTATTGTTGCGATTAAAGGCAGAAGACACTATAGCTAGAGCACCTGGAACAATTGATGAAactt GGAGTAACAATTTAAGAGATAAAGAACGAAATCTATGTAGACAATTATCTTATGTTGCTCAAGCACTTCAAACATTAGCTAATACATTGATCAAACCAGGTCCATCCACTGACTTTACCTTCAAAAATTTGCAATACTTGTATCATTTACTTGGTAATCTTACAAAATACTTTTATGCTAAATCGAATGATCAGAATGCAGCGTTTCAAGCAGTCAA ATTCATTCAGGTGGTACAAATAGCTGGAAAATCATTAAAATCTGCTTTCTATAATTTGGTAACATATGTAGAG gaaaatcaaaataaattaaaatcaaaatcCGATTCATACGCAcaaaggaataaaattttaaaagaaaccAAAGTAATACCTCGTGTAGTATATGAAATCGAGCAAtttaacaaagaaatattactACTTGGCAAAAGAACGGGC ATACCGCTAGAAAATTACTTGAAACGAAGTATAACGAGAGattttagaattaaaaatcCACAACTGATAGAGGGACTTGAGGCAATGGATGTCAGTTTA CTCAATACACAAGCTCCAGAAAACCCTGAGAGTGAAACATCGAATATGAATGATTGTGACAGCAATAGTGATGATGATACATCTCAAAGCAAACGACTCAGGGTGGATGATTGa
- the LOC126870715 gene encoding Fanconi anemia group I protein isoform X2: MSQRFEKLRERGNKSEICAFVQESSVEQLTRLIHSSICKSNGINTLDNLLQAFSNSEACQTKRRKVIESTLKNLEETNISLGQANAIVSRIISDLPNYSKQHLVKLVDFCLTNIRNNDNELCSWKDLLPALLEALENEKYIVHADAEVSGTEYKSLIIKAICNYHWNVNLLPSLAKMFGDMVLDKTDRNEVLRTLCSSLPNLPLDQVPSFTYQTLKLCPNQDNRKLLNALSKYFELCYSKTTNSNSLENIDIINLKEVQDIESTVLYHVYQAAQLNHENMKDFIRFLKHVSHAPEYVLQPFMLSVLMSVSTIYEDQIFEILRLAVVNSSLEKEKRQNSAWMRQLLPTPCNIIGIIRQVIDSSNKDRHLVLRGLTNLAFTLMNADQKSKNNATAMWRIGSEIIREIIKKRHETVPIVLQELINKIVAGGMPTTHYTDCLKYMCRELSIIVLDHQVWIITILERLLFLHPTVANQVLYAILPLARVSPNIRENLLLTLRKALYRKGALKRQTAVTGYLEMLKYTNVHSQLSFRLSQFNDSMSTSSRSTLTQVTLEYNSQRGKSVTDCDKTLYYEISDILKKTFTYEYETRLHLYEGLYGTVTKNPEITEILVDMLLSHLNLYLHTDDSALPPVKLELCTDVHGVEIVLQEPIAQLIFTLQKIYINTVVKNSRTLEKLHDILKLLCRKMAITELEHLNLEHGTDLLHGDFPKSEIKLKNLGMVIGIYEALMAFQIGEWSKGNEESSHDTNNLFKGYTRLIDFIKKQSTKTKKSDGNKSKKDKDPNNTTKKSAKSNNIKIPNTIMDLDVIRQSLPLLFSSSTQNDVALRRDHSFCCYILQTCEQLLQHTKSFIQDTSQLQNHNYINTYIDVGRLLYKYFVQNLDDALINDEQVTILALQCFKEISCCICTLLSSELPKFLNSIFEVQSKKESKSTNINSQLQEIIFSLKSYLKKFLTEETHNDDREKVSLLLLQTIEQFTYKINFEDYNSEEMLECIKEIIQVEDIRSPIVSTIIQFFLNLEEHSQVCGDTLNEICVELCEKAGNIDNVAIELVANGSYKSIREDTILQVYNVLSGHIKQKLDSASWLLLRLKAEDTIARAPGTIDETWSNNLRDKERNLCRQLSYVAQALQTLANTLIKPGPSTDFTFKNLQYLYHLLGNLTKYFYAKSNDQNAAFQAVKFIQVVQIAGKSLKSAFYNLVTYVEENQNKLKSKSDSYAQRNKILKETKVIPRVVYEIEQFNKEILLLGKRTGIPLENYLKRSITRDFRIKNPQLIEGLEAMDVSLLNTQAPENPESETSNMNDCDSNSDDDTSQSKRLRVDD; encoded by the exons atgaGTCAACGGTTTGAAAAATTGAGAGAACGTGGAAATAAATCGGAAATATGCGCATTTGTTCAAGAATCGAGCGTGGAACAG CTTACGCGATTAATACATAGCAGTATTTGTAAATCGAATGGAATAAATACATTAGATAACCTTCTGCAAGCATTTTCCAATTCTGAAGCCTGTCAAACTAAGCGACGAAAAGTGATTGAATCTACGTTAAAAAATTTGGAGGAAACTAACATATCTCTAGGGCAGGCAAATGCGATCGTTAGCCGAATAATTTCTGACTTGCCAAACTATTCAAAGCAACATCTTGTCAAACTTGTTGACTTCTGTCTTACAAATATTCGCAATAATGATAATGAGCTATGCAG TTGGAAGGATTTATTACCTGCATTACTGGAGGCactggaaaatgaaaaatatattgttcatGCAGATGCTGAAGTTTCTGGCACTGAATATAAATCGCTAATTATTAAAGCCATATGTAATTATCATTGGAACGTCAATCTCTTACCATCTTTGGCAAAAATGTTTGG GGATATGGTACTAGATAAAACAGATCGTAATGAGGTTTTGAGGACGTTATGTTCTTCTCTTCCAAATCTCCCTCTAGATCAAGTACCCTCGTTCACATATCAGACGTTAAAATTATGTCCAAATCAAGATAATAGAAAGCTTTTAAATGCCTTGTCCAAATACTTTGAGCTATGTTATTCAAAAACAACAAACAGTAATAGTCTTGAAAATATTG atataataaatttaaaagagGTACAAGACATTGAGAGCACTGTTTTGTATCATGTGTACCAAGCTGCTCAGTTAAATCATGAAAACATGAAAGATTTTATCCGTTTCCTTAAACATGTGTCTCATGCCCCAGAGTACGTGCTACAACCCTTTATGCTCTCTGTACTGATGTCAGTTTCTACAATATATGAAGATCAG ATATTTGAGATATTAAGACTGGCTGTGGTTAATAGTAgcttagaaaaagaaaaacgacaAAACAGTGCATGGATGAGACAACTTTTACCTACACCTTGTAATATAATTGGGATTATTCGACAAGTCATTGATAGCAG CAATAAAGATCGTCATTTAGTACTAAGGGGACTTACAAATTTAGCTTTTACGTTAATGAATGCTGATCAAAAATCCAAAAATAATGCAACAGCTATGTGGCGTATTGGATCCGAAATAATACgagaaataattaagaaaCGTCACGAGACAGTTCCTATTGTGTTACAAGAGttgattaataaaatagtagCAGGTGGTATGCCGACAACACACTACACAG ACTGTTTAAAGTATATGTGCCGCGAATTGTCAATAATTGTTTTGGATCATCAAGTCTGGATTATAACTATCCTCGAACGattgttatttttacaccCTACAGTTGctaatcaagttttatatgCTATTTTGCCATTAGCGCGTGTTTCACCAAATATACGAGAAAACCTTTTATTGACTTTGAGAAAAGCTCTTTACAGGAAAGGTGCATTAAAACGACAAACAGCTGTGACAGGGTATCttgaaatgttaaaatatacaaatgtGCATTCTCAACTTAGCTTTAGACTTAGTCAATTTAATGATTCAATGAGCACTAGTTCTAGATCAACATTAACTCAG GTAACTTTGGAGTATAATTCGCAACGAGGAAAATCGGTGACAGACTGCGataaaactttatattatgaaatatcggatatattaaaaaagacTTTTACTTATGAGTATGAAACCAGATTACACCTGTACGAAG GCCTGTATGGTACTGTGACCAAAAATCCCGAAATAACAGAAATTCTAGTAGACATGCTCCTTTCACATTTGAATCTATATCTTCATACAGATGATAGTGCCTTGCCACCTGTAAAATTGGAATTGTGTACAGATGTCCATGGAGTGGAAATAGTATTACAAGAACCTATTGCTCAATTGATATTTACATTACAAAAGATATATATTAATACAGTTGTAAAAAattcacgtactcttgaaaaattacacgatattttgaaattactGTGCAGGAAAATGGCAATTACAGAATTGGAGCATTTAAATttg GAACATGGAACTGACTTACTTCATGGAGACTTTCCAAAGTCAGAGATCAAATTAAAGAATCTTGGTATGGTCATTGGGATATATGAGGCTTTAATGGCGTTTCAAATTGGAGAATGGTCGAAGGGGAATGAGGAAAGCTCTCATGATACTAACAATTTGTTCAAAGGATATACACGTTTGATAGACTTCATTAAAAAg CAATCcacaaaaacgaaaaaaagtgATGGTAATAAATCTAAAAAGGACAAAGATCCCAATAATACAACTAAAAAGTCGGCTAAATCGAATAATATCAAAATACCAAATACTATTATGGATTTGGATGTAATTCGTCAAAGTTTACCGCTCTTATTTTC GTCTTCTACTCAAAATGATGTTGCACTTAGAAGAGACCACAGCTTTTGTTGCTATATTTTACAAACATGTGAACAACTCTTGCAACACACAAAATCATTTATACAGGATACCTCTCAATTGCAAAATCATAactatataaatacatatattgatGTTGGAAG attgctttataaatattttgtacaaaatCTGGATGATGCACTTATAAATGATGAACAAGTAACTATATTGGCTTTACAATGTTTCAAGGAAATTTCTTGCTGTATATGTACATTACTCTCATCTGAATTACCAAAATTTCTCAATTCAATTT TTGAAGTACAATCCAAGAAGGAATCAAAATCTACAAATATCAATTCTCAATtacaagaaattattttttcattgaaGTCGTATCTCAAGAAGTTTCTTACAGAAGAAACGCACAATGATGACAGGGAGAAAGTATCACTTCTGTTATTACAAACAATAGAACAATTTACATATAAGATTAACTTTGAAGATTACAATTCTGAAGAG ATGCTCGAatgtataaaagaaattattcaagTAGAAGATATTCGAAGCCCAATTGTTTCTACAATCATACAATTCTTCTTGAACTTGGAAGAACATAGTCAAGTATGTGGAGATACATTGAATGAAATTTGTGTGGAATTATGTGAAAAAGCTGGAAACATTGATAAC GTAGCAATTGAATTAGTAGCAAATGGTTCATATAAAAGTATACGTGAAGATACTATACTACAAGTTTATAATGTTTTGAGTGGTcacattaaacaaaaattggaTAGTGCTTCGTGGTTATTGTTGCGATTAAAGGCAGAAGACACTATAGCTAGAGCACCTGGAACAATTGATGAAactt GGAGTAACAATTTAAGAGATAAAGAACGAAATCTATGTAGACAATTATCTTATGTTGCTCAAGCACTTCAAACATTAGCTAATACATTGATCAAACCAGGTCCATCCACTGACTTTACCTTCAAAAATTTGCAATACTTGTATCATTTACTTGGTAATCTTACAAAATACTTTTATGCTAAATCGAATGATCAGAATGCAGCGTTTCAAGCAGTCAA ATTCATTCAGGTGGTACAAATAGCTGGAAAATCATTAAAATCTGCTTTCTATAATTTGGTAACATATGTAGAG gaaaatcaaaataaattaaaatcaaaatcCGATTCATACGCAcaaaggaataaaattttaaaagaaaccAAAGTAATACCTCGTGTAGTATATGAAATCGAGCAAtttaacaaagaaatattactACTTGGCAAAAGAACGGGC ATACCGCTAGAAAATTACTTGAAACGAAGTATAACGAGAGattttagaattaaaaatcCACAACTGATAGAGGGACTTGAGGCAATGGATGTCAGTTTA CTCAATACACAAGCTCCAGAAAACCCTGAGAGTGAAACATCGAATATGAATGATTGTGACAGCAATAGTGATGATGATACATCTCAAAGCAAACGACTCAGGGTGGATGATTGa